One window of Novosphingobium sp. P6W genomic DNA carries:
- a CDS encoding OprO/OprP family phosphate-selective porin → MRTILLGAAAASAITFAQPAFAQAVDAQEADAMRAEIRELRTRLEALESRLGAPTAAQADAAAPAPALAATATAPANPSKKPADEAEIKWKGSPQIVQGDQAFKVKGRIQADANYVSAPKGLADQGLGFGSEMRRIRLGGEGAFSSHLSYKLEVELSDNAVDLVDTFITFKDGPWQLQLGNQNAFWSLDELTGDTSGSTMERAAFTDAFAFERRLGLGAQYTRGALMAQLGVFTDDITALANSSDGVNGGDENNSYSVDGRLVYAPKIGDIQLHLGASAHWRRLGRLYEASTRYRQRPYAHSTNTRLIGTPAMNVEDETMYGAELAAISGRLHGVAEYYTLSANRVDLSSVAFHGAYGEIGYFLTDGDTRGYKGGIFTTNAPAHPLGDGGIGSVQVNLRYDWLDLNDRDIRGGTQDGYIAALVWSPVQYLRFNVNYALMHYTGATALPSGDRNYDANVFATRFEFDF, encoded by the coding sequence ATGCGTACTATCCTTCTCGGCGCCGCAGCGGCAAGTGCGATTACATTCGCGCAGCCAGCTTTCGCGCAGGCCGTCGATGCACAGGAAGCCGATGCCATGCGCGCAGAGATTCGCGAGCTTCGTACCCGTCTCGAGGCGCTGGAAAGCCGTCTCGGCGCTCCGACAGCAGCCCAGGCCGATGCCGCCGCGCCAGCGCCTGCTCTCGCGGCGACTGCCACCGCACCTGCAAACCCGTCGAAAAAGCCCGCCGACGAAGCCGAGATCAAGTGGAAGGGCAGTCCGCAGATCGTCCAGGGCGACCAGGCATTCAAGGTAAAGGGGCGCATCCAGGCCGACGCCAACTACGTTTCCGCGCCCAAGGGGCTGGCCGACCAGGGACTGGGCTTCGGCAGCGAAATGCGCCGCATCCGCCTTGGCGGCGAAGGCGCGTTCAGCAGCCACCTGTCCTACAAGCTGGAAGTCGAACTGTCGGACAACGCGGTCGACCTGGTCGATACGTTCATCACCTTCAAGGACGGCCCGTGGCAGTTGCAGTTGGGCAACCAGAACGCCTTCTGGTCACTGGACGAACTGACCGGCGACACCTCGGGCAGCACGATGGAACGTGCCGCCTTCACCGATGCCTTCGCCTTCGAGCGCCGCCTCGGCCTTGGCGCACAATACACACGCGGCGCGCTGATGGCGCAATTGGGCGTCTTCACGGATGACATCACCGCGCTCGCCAACAGCAGCGACGGTGTCAACGGCGGTGATGAGAACAACAGCTACAGCGTCGACGGCAGGCTGGTCTATGCACCCAAGATCGGCGACATCCAGCTGCACCTGGGCGCCTCTGCCCACTGGCGCCGCCTTGGGCGACTGTACGAAGCGAGCACCCGTTATCGCCAGCGTCCCTATGCGCATTCCACCAACACCCGCCTGATCGGAACGCCCGCGATGAACGTCGAGGACGAGACGATGTACGGCGCGGAACTCGCCGCGATCTCAGGCCGCCTGCACGGCGTGGCGGAATACTATACCCTGAGCGCCAACCGCGTGGACCTGTCCTCGGTCGCCTTCCACGGCGCCTACGGCGAAATCGGGTATTTCCTGACCGACGGCGACACGCGCGGCTACAAGGGCGGCATCTTCACCACCAATGCGCCGGCGCACCCGCTGGGCGACGGCGGCATCGGTTCGGTGCAGGTGAACCTGCGCTACGACTGGCTCGACCTCAACGACCGCGACATCCGGGGCGGCACACAGGATGGCTATATCGCCGCGCTGGTGTGGTCGCCGGTCCAGTACCTGCGCTTCAACGTAAACTACGCGCTTATGCACTACACCGGCGCGACCGCCCTGCCCTCGGGCGACCGCAACTACGACGCCAACGTCTTCGCGACGCGCTTCGAGTTCGACTTCTGA
- a CDS encoding substrate-binding domain-containing protein, protein MRSTKTMIFAAVSVAALSACGGSGGSGSGARDFVRGVGSSTVYPFATAVAEAYAKSSGSKSPVIESTGTGAGMKLFCAGVGAQHPDIEDASRRIKKSEYEECQKNGVKEIVEIQVGIDGIAFAESKTGPGFTLTPTDIYKALAANPFGKPNTAKTWKDVNPSLPAEPILVYGPPSTSGTRDALKELILEAGCKTDAATKALKDSDKDKYEATCHDIREDGPYVDAGENDNLIVQKISQNPKAIGIFGFSFLEENPESIKGIPMSGIQPTYQTISDYTYPGARPLYIYVKKQHLAPIKGLQGYVAEWVKSWGADGLLKKKGMVIAPEDVRTKNADIAAKMTPLDPSELK, encoded by the coding sequence ATGCGTTCGACCAAGACCATGATCTTTGCCGCCGTTTCCGTGGCCGCGCTCAGCGCCTGCGGTGGTTCGGGCGGTTCCGGCTCCGGCGCGCGCGATTTCGTGCGCGGCGTCGGTTCCTCGACCGTGTACCCCTTCGCGACCGCCGTCGCCGAGGCTTATGCTAAATCCAGCGGCAGCAAGTCGCCGGTGATCGAATCGACCGGAACGGGCGCGGGCATGAAACTGTTCTGCGCCGGCGTCGGCGCCCAGCACCCTGACATCGAGGACGCCTCGCGCCGGATCAAGAAATCCGAGTATGAGGAATGCCAGAAGAACGGCGTCAAGGAGATTGTCGAAATCCAGGTCGGCATCGACGGCATCGCCTTTGCCGAATCGAAGACCGGTCCCGGCTTCACCCTGACCCCGACCGACATCTACAAGGCGCTCGCCGCCAATCCGTTCGGCAAGCCAAACACCGCCAAGACCTGGAAGGACGTCAATCCTTCGCTTCCCGCCGAACCGATCCTCGTATACGGCCCGCCGTCCACCTCGGGCACGCGCGATGCGCTGAAGGAACTGATCCTCGAAGCCGGTTGCAAGACCGACGCCGCCACCAAGGCGCTCAAGGACAGCGACAAGGACAAGTACGAGGCGACCTGCCACGACATCCGCGAAGACGGTCCCTACGTCGACGCTGGCGAGAACGACAACCTGATCGTCCAGAAGATCTCGCAGAACCCCAAGGCCATCGGCATCTTCGGCTTCTCGTTCCTCGAAGAGAACCCCGAAAGCATCAAGGGTATCCCGATGTCGGGCATCCAGCCCACCTATCAGACGATTTCGGACTACACCTATCCGGGTGCCCGTCCGCTTTACATCTACGTCAAGAAGCAGCACCTCGCGCCCATCAAGGGCCTGCAGGGCTACGTGGCGGAGTGGGTGAAGTCCTGGGGCGCTGACGGCCTTCTGAAGAAAAAGGGCATGGTCATCGCGCCGGAGGACGTGCGCACCAAGAATGCGGATATCGCCGCCAAGATGACCCCGCTCGATCCGTCCGAGCTGAAGTAA
- a CDS encoding cell wall metabolism sensor histidine kinase WalK translates to MSIEGVHLLEHLQTPAMMVSRGQVRFANSAAKALLGAHIVGQDVRIAIREPRAVAAILSEKGGSARIKGLSTGGSEWEVDCKVAGPNERIVSLYDLSERVSVAKAHADFVANASHELRTPLANVIGYCETLMNPKAGGDEALRGRFLGTIRHEAQRMQALISDLMSLSRIEALKHEAPHDSIDMVALAHEVAGEFRDGTQVSVRANCAAAVIAGDRGQLSQVLRNLIDNSRKYARADGPVEVLVEAASTGWVLVSVRDEGEGIKPEHLPRVTERFYRADTSRSRAAGGTGLGLSIVKHIVERHRGRFDIESRPGVGTTASLMLPLKPAE, encoded by the coding sequence ATGAGCATCGAGGGAGTCCACCTCCTCGAACACCTCCAGACCCCGGCGATGATGGTATCGCGCGGTCAGGTTCGGTTCGCCAACAGTGCCGCAAAGGCGCTGCTCGGCGCGCATATCGTCGGCCAGGACGTGCGCATCGCCATCCGCGAGCCGCGCGCGGTCGCCGCGATCCTCAGTGAGAAGGGCGGTTCTGCGCGGATCAAGGGCTTGTCCACCGGCGGCTCGGAATGGGAGGTGGACTGCAAGGTCGCCGGCCCGAACGAGCGGATCGTCAGCCTGTACGACCTGTCGGAGCGTGTCAGCGTGGCCAAGGCGCATGCCGATTTCGTGGCCAATGCCAGCCACGAACTGCGCACTCCGCTGGCCAATGTTATCGGCTACTGCGAGACGCTGATGAACCCGAAGGCGGGCGGCGACGAGGCGCTGCGCGGCCGGTTCCTGGGCACGATCCGCCACGAAGCGCAGCGCATGCAGGCACTGATCTCGGATCTCATGTCGCTCTCGCGTATCGAGGCGTTGAAGCATGAGGCGCCGCACGACAGCATCGATATGGTGGCGTTGGCGCACGAGGTCGCCGGGGAGTTCCGGGACGGCACGCAGGTGTCGGTCCGGGCGAACTGCGCCGCTGCGGTGATCGCGGGTGACCGGGGGCAGCTGTCGCAGGTGCTGCGAAACCTCATCGACAATTCGCGCAAGTACGCGCGCGCCGATGGTCCGGTAGAGGTTCTGGTCGAGGCGGCAAGCACCGGCTGGGTGTTGGTTTCGGTGCGTGACGAGGGCGAGGGCATCAAGCCCGAGCACCTGCCGCGCGTGACCGAGCGTTTCTACCGCGCCGACACCAGCCGCAGCCGCGCGGCCGGAGGCACCGGGCTGGGCCTGTCGATCGTCAAGCACATCGTCGAGCGCCACCGTGGCCGCTTCGACATCGAAAGCCGCCCCGGCGTGGGCACGACGGCTTCGCTGATGCTGCCGCTCAAACCCGCTGAGTAA
- the pstC gene encoding phosphate ABC transporter permease subunit PstC, whose amino-acid sequence MILTGVLLAVFGLGLVGWFAARGRARLLYTGRGSMHSMPAYHGWHMALWILVPALLAWGVWSAIMPGLVEGAVFADPAAASLPTDPMTLGAIVSEAHNLASDPSATAFNPEARVLVEPIRAAQGRFGLIGALLVMVVAIAGGGYGFTRIRADFRARTQVERAVMALLLAASLMAVLTTFGIVGSLVFEAGLFFKDVSPIAFLTGTHWSPASTMGANINDNFGAVPLFWGTIYIGAIIAMIVAIPLGLMSAVYLTQYASGTMRKWLKPMLEILAGIPTVVYGYFAALTVAPMIRDFAASMGMQNPSTESALAAGLVMGVMIIPFVSSMADDALAAVPRAMSDGSLALGSTKSETIKKVLLPAALPGIVAGVMLAISRAIGETMIVVMAAGAAANLSANPFASMTTVTYQIVQMLTGDQEFNSPKTLSAFALGLVLFVVTLILNIVALRVVKRFREAYE is encoded by the coding sequence ATGATACTTACGGGAGTTCTCCTGGCCGTCTTCGGCCTGGGTCTGGTCGGCTGGTTTGCCGCTCGGGGCCGGGCCCGGCTGCTCTACACGGGGCGGGGGTCGATGCATTCGATGCCCGCCTACCACGGCTGGCACATGGCCCTGTGGATCCTCGTTCCGGCGCTGCTTGCCTGGGGCGTATGGTCCGCGATCATGCCGGGGCTGGTGGAAGGCGCGGTCTTTGCCGACCCCGCCGCCGCCAGCCTGCCGACCGATCCGATGACGCTGGGCGCGATCGTCTCCGAGGCGCATAACCTTGCGTCCGATCCGTCCGCCACGGCTTTCAACCCCGAAGCACGCGTGCTGGTCGAACCGATCCGCGCCGCGCAGGGCCGCTTCGGCCTCATCGGCGCGCTGCTGGTCATGGTCGTCGCGATTGCCGGGGGAGGCTACGGCTTCACCCGCATCCGCGCTGACTTCCGCGCCCGCACCCAGGTAGAGCGCGCGGTGATGGCGCTGCTGCTGGCCGCGTCGCTGATGGCGGTGCTGACCACCTTCGGCATCGTCGGCTCTTTGGTGTTCGAGGCCGGGCTGTTCTTCAAGGACGTGTCGCCGATCGCGTTCCTCACCGGCACCCACTGGTCGCCGGCGAGTACGATGGGCGCCAACATCAACGACAACTTCGGCGCCGTGCCGCTGTTCTGGGGCACGATCTACATCGGCGCGATCATCGCCATGATCGTGGCGATCCCGCTGGGCCTGATGAGCGCGGTCTACCTGACGCAATATGCCTCGGGTACGATGCGCAAGTGGCTCAAGCCGATGCTGGAGATCCTCGCGGGCATTCCCACGGTGGTCTACGGCTACTTCGCCGCGCTGACCGTGGCGCCGATGATCCGCGACTTCGCCGCCTCGATGGGCATGCAGAACCCCTCGACCGAAAGCGCGCTTGCCGCCGGTCTGGTCATGGGCGTGATGATCATTCCCTTCGTCTCGTCGATGGCCGACGACGCGCTTGCCGCCGTGCCGCGCGCGATGAGTGACGGTTCACTGGCGCTGGGTTCCACGAAGTCCGAAACGATCAAGAAGGTGCTGCTTCCCGCCGCGTTGCCGGGCATCGTCGCGGGCGTGATGCTGGCGATCAGCCGCGCCATCGGCGAGACGATGATCGTGGTCATGGCCGCCGGCGCTGCCGCCAACCTTTCGGCCAATCCCTTCGCCTCGATGACGACCGTCACCTACCAGATCGTTCAGATGCTGACCGGCGACCAGGAATTCAACAGCCCCAAGACGCTGTCGGCCTTCGCGCTGGGGCTGGTGCTGTTCGTCGTCACCCTCATCCTCAACATCGTCGCCCTGCGCGTCGTGAAGCGGTTCCGCGAAGCCTATGAGTAA
- the zwf gene encoding glucose-6-phosphate dehydrogenase has translation MTQFTSDRLLLFGATGDLSRRMLLPSLCALDAEGLLGTNIEIIGTARSEMDDLGFRNFAREALEQFLPANRRGGIAQFLNRLSYQALDANDIEGFHALAKKVGTPETGLSIFLSTAPSLFEATIHGLEKSGLAGPNVRIGLEKPLGIDLASSKVINDAVHHAFPEDRIYRIDHYLGKETVQNLLALRFANLMFEPLWNAAHIDHVQITVSETVGLESRVGYYDDSGALRDMVQNHMLQLLALVAMEPPVSYDATNVRDEKVKVLRSLRKVNVEDTVTGQYRAGAIGGQAVPGYDDELGKDSDTETFVAIKAHIDNWRWQSVPFYLRTGKRMPKRTTEIVVQFRDVPHSIFTGRGAKTVPNRLVIGLQPEENITLSLMAKVPGLDRNGYGLRSVPLAITTPDAFAGPQRRIAYERLLLDLIEGDQTLFVRRDEVEAQWDWIDAIRAGWEEQQQTPKTYTSGSWGPSAAIALAERNGVTWHE, from the coding sequence GTGACACAATTCACTTCCGATCGCCTGCTCCTCTTCGGCGCCACAGGTGATCTCTCCCGCAGGATGTTGCTCCCTTCGCTTTGCGCGCTCGACGCGGAAGGCCTGCTTGGCACGAACATCGAAATCATCGGCACGGCCCGGTCCGAAATGGACGACCTGGGCTTTCGCAACTTCGCGCGTGAAGCGCTGGAACAGTTCCTGCCCGCCAACCGGCGTGGCGGCATCGCCCAGTTCCTCAACCGGCTGAGCTACCAGGCGCTGGACGCCAACGACATCGAGGGCTTCCATGCCCTGGCGAAGAAAGTCGGCACCCCCGAAACAGGCCTGTCGATCTTCCTGTCGACCGCGCCCAGCCTGTTCGAGGCGACCATCCACGGCCTCGAGAAAAGCGGCCTTGCCGGCCCGAACGTGCGTATCGGCCTGGAAAAGCCGCTGGGCATCGACCTTGCTTCCAGCAAGGTCATCAACGACGCCGTCCACCACGCCTTCCCCGAAGACCGGATTTACCGGATCGACCATTACCTCGGCAAGGAAACGGTCCAGAACCTGCTGGCGCTGCGCTTTGCCAACCTGATGTTCGAACCGCTGTGGAACGCCGCGCATATCGACCATGTGCAGATCACCGTCTCCGAGACCGTCGGCCTCGAATCGCGCGTGGGCTACTATGACGATTCGGGCGCGCTGCGTGACATGGTCCAGAACCACATGCTCCAACTCCTCGCGCTCGTCGCGATGGAGCCGCCGGTTTCGTACGACGCCACCAACGTGCGTGACGAGAAGGTCAAGGTCCTGCGCTCCCTGCGCAAGGTCAACGTGGAAGACACCGTCACTGGCCAGTACCGCGCGGGCGCCATCGGCGGCCAGGCCGTGCCCGGCTACGACGATGAACTCGGCAAGGATTCCGACACCGAGACTTTCGTCGCGATCAAGGCCCATATCGACAACTGGCGCTGGCAAAGCGTGCCTTTCTACCTGCGCACCGGCAAGCGCATGCCCAAGCGCACGACCGAGATCGTCGTGCAGTTCCGCGATGTGCCGCATTCGATCTTCACCGGGCGCGGCGCCAAGACGGTGCCCAACCGGCTCGTCATCGGGCTGCAGCCGGAAGAGAACATCACGCTCTCGCTGATGGCCAAGGTTCCGGGGCTGGACCGCAATGGCTACGGCCTGCGCTCGGTGCCGCTGGCGATCACCACGCCTGACGCTTTCGCCGGGCCGCAGCGGCGCATCGCCTATGAACGCCTGCTGCTAGACCTGATCGAAGGCGATCAGACGCTGTTCGTCCGCCGCGACGAAGTGGAGGCTCAGTGGGACTGGATCGACGCGATCCGGGCCGGCTGGGAGGAACAGCAGCAGACGCCCAAGACTTACACATCCGGAAGCTGGGGCCCTTCGGCCGCCATCGCGCTCGCCGAGCGCAATGGCGTCACATGGCACGAGTAA
- the pstA gene encoding phosphate ABC transporter permease PstA, with the protein MSKSDWNSPEAAKRIARRNASERRFKMIGLGAIVLSLSFLALLLVIMLKNGVTGLDWSFLSGSDSTNASIAGVWGATKGSLLTMGVTLLLSFPMGVLAAIYLEEFAPRKRWIEWIEVSINNLAAVPSIIFGLLGLAVFINTLGMPRSSPLVGGLTLALMTMPVIVISGRNAIKAVPPSIREAAYGIGASKVQTTFHHVLPLALPGILTGTIIGMARALGETAPLLMIGMRAFVATPPDSLNSPSSVLPMQIFLWSDEIDKGFVQNTSAAIIVLLVFLLAMNGIAIYLRNKFEVRW; encoded by the coding sequence ATGAGTAAATCAGACTGGAATTCGCCCGAAGCGGCGAAGCGCATCGCGCGCCGCAACGCTTCCGAGCGCCGCTTCAAGATGATCGGCCTTGGCGCGATCGTCCTCAGCCTTTCGTTTCTCGCCCTTCTGCTCGTCATCATGCTCAAGAACGGCGTCACCGGTCTCGACTGGAGCTTCCTGTCGGGCTCGGACTCCACCAATGCCTCCATCGCCGGGGTATGGGGCGCGACCAAGGGGTCGCTGCTGACGATGGGCGTTACCTTGCTGCTCAGCTTCCCGATGGGTGTGCTGGCCGCGATCTACCTGGAAGAATTCGCGCCGCGCAAACGCTGGATCGAATGGATCGAGGTTTCGATCAACAACCTGGCCGCGGTGCCTTCGATCATCTTCGGCTTGCTGGGCCTGGCGGTATTCATCAACACGCTGGGCATGCCGCGCTCCTCGCCGCTGGTCGGCGGCCTCACGCTGGCGCTGATGACGATGCCGGTGATCGTGATCTCGGGACGCAATGCCATCAAGGCGGTGCCCCCCTCGATCCGTGAAGCCGCCTACGGCATCGGCGCGAGCAAGGTGCAGACCACCTTCCACCATGTTCTGCCGCTGGCCCTGCCGGGTATTCTCACGGGCACCATCATCGGCATGGCCCGCGCTCTTGGTGAAACCGCGCCGCTGCTGATGATCGGCATGCGCGCCTTCGTCGCCACCCCGCCTGACAGCCTCAATTCGCCGTCCAGCGTGCTGCCGATGCAGATTTTCCTGTGGTCCGACGAAATCGACAAGGGTTTCGTCCAGAACACATCCGCCGCCATCATCGTGCTGCTGGTCTTCCTGCTCGCCATGAATGGTATTGCGATCTATCTTCGCAACAAATTCGAAGTCCGCTGGTAG